Proteins encoded together in one Geothermobacter hydrogeniphilus window:
- a CDS encoding c(7)-type cytochrome triheme domain-containing protein: MMRARRLLLALLAGLLLAGLVEGSIFKLPVPPPQHRYGDLVIDRVSTKAGQKPVFFSHWTHRTRYTCRVCHFELGFDFKVNRTEITEQANREGMYCGTCHDGVVAFGPTDENCARCHTGKAEIDKQSFLKLQRTLPPTGFGNGINWTRALQKGLITPKYSIYRPEEKPLDFNKRLELKANWSMVTPAIFDHATHVPWLDCANCHPDIFNIKKKTTKHFEMRYILEGKFCGVCHLDVAFPLDECELCHPGIRQR, encoded by the coding sequence ATGATGCGCGCCAGGAGGCTGTTGTTGGCGCTGCTGGCGGGACTGCTGCTGGCGGGACTGGTTGAGGGGAGTATCTTCAAGCTTCCGGTTCCCCCTCCGCAGCATCGTTACGGGGATCTGGTGATCGACCGGGTTTCCACCAAAGCCGGGCAGAAGCCGGTCTTTTTCTCTCACTGGACCCACCGGACGCGGTATACCTGCCGTGTCTGTCATTTCGAACTTGGTTTCGATTTCAAGGTCAACCGCACCGAGATCACCGAGCAGGCCAATCGCGAGGGGATGTACTGCGGTACCTGTCACGACGGGGTGGTCGCTTTCGGTCCTACCGATGAAAATTGCGCCCGCTGTCATACCGGCAAGGCGGAAATCGACAAGCAGTCGTTTCTCAAACTGCAGCGGACGTTGCCGCCGACCGGTTTCGGCAACGGCATCAACTGGACCCGGGCGCTGCAGAAGGGATTGATCACGCCGAAGTACAGCATCTATCGTCCGGAGGAAAAACCGCTGGATTTCAACAAACGCCTGGAGTTGAAAGCCAACTGGTCGATGGTGACCCCGGCGATTTTCGACCATGCCACCCATGTCCCCTGGCTGGACTGTGCCAATTGTCATCCGGATATTTTCAATATCAAGAAGAAAACCACCAAACATTTCGAGATGCGTTACATCCTGGAGGGTAAATTCTGCGGAGTCTGTCACCTGGATGTCGCATTTCCGCTGGATGAATGCGAACTCTGTCATCCGGGGATCAGGCAGCGATGA
- a CDS encoding c(7)-type cytochrome triheme domain-containing protein, whose amino-acid sequence MKKLVTGVVLLLVAAGFSVAGAETFGVKKKRPKLSEFGRVVIDNGSTAKGQAAVAFPHWLHRSKFTCRLCHVDLGFAMQAGATGITEADNRAGLYCGACHDGKLAFAAVTTGTDGVKQDQCERCHSVGKNVKFKNDFNSFRRTMPRERFGNGIDWLKAEEEGLLKLVDYREGYSVHHAKIQDPEDIDLSAKEDKMPDIIFSHRKHAVWNGCETCHPEIFPIRKGAKPYSMQDIFDGRFCGVCHDKVAFPNIDCQRCHSRPVF is encoded by the coding sequence GTGAAGAAACTTGTTACGGGAGTGGTGCTGTTGCTGGTGGCGGCCGGATTTTCGGTTGCCGGCGCGGAAACCTTCGGGGTGAAGAAGAAACGTCCCAAGTTGAGCGAGTTCGGCCGAGTGGTGATCGACAACGGCTCGACTGCCAAGGGACAGGCCGCGGTGGCCTTTCCACACTGGCTGCATCGGTCGAAATTCACCTGTCGTCTCTGTCATGTCGATCTCGGCTTCGCCATGCAGGCCGGCGCTACCGGGATCACCGAGGCCGACAACCGGGCAGGTCTTTACTGCGGCGCCTGCCATGACGGTAAACTGGCCTTCGCGGCCGTTACAACCGGCACCGACGGTGTTAAGCAGGATCAGTGCGAACGCTGTCATTCGGTCGGTAAGAATGTTAAATTCAAAAATGATTTCAACAGTTTTCGGCGTACCATGCCGCGTGAACGCTTCGGTAACGGCATCGACTGGCTCAAGGCCGAAGAAGAGGGTTTACTGAAGCTGGTTGATTATCGCGAGGGCTATTCGGTTCACCACGCCAAAATCCAGGACCCGGAAGATATCGACCTGTCGGCCAAGGAAGACAAGATGCCGGACATCATCTTCTCACACCGCAAGCATGCCGTCTGGAACGGTTGCGAGACCTGCCATCCGGAGATTTTCCCGATCCGCAAGGGGGCCAAGCCCTACAGCATGCAGGATATTTTCGACGGCCGGTTCTGCGGTGTCTGCCATGACAAGGTTGCCTTTCCCAACATCGACTGTCAGCGCTGCCACAGTCGACCGGTCTTTTGA
- a CDS encoding SIMPL domain-containing protein produces MKKLLILLMVSVPLTCWAVDSPDAPQRAELVVRGDALLQVAADQVRFSVGVVSEDRGAGAALEQNSRAMRQVEKALIRAGLNKGEYSTGLFRLQPRWSSRPRSAPRDWRPEIVGYTVHNSLNIKTARLSLIGALIEAARQAGADEIGQLSFGLSDPRKYRQQAIAEAVAHGREDAGNAAAAAGMRLGAIRQLAIGSQDGPPVRPLPGAAMVRSMSAEAAPPIIAPDDLQVRAAVTLTFALLPGAGAVRSGQ; encoded by the coding sequence ATGAAAAAACTGCTGATTTTGCTGATGGTATCGGTCCCGTTGACCTGCTGGGCTGTTGACAGCCCTGACGCTCCGCAGCGCGCGGAGCTGGTGGTGCGGGGCGATGCGTTGCTGCAGGTTGCTGCCGACCAGGTGCGGTTCAGTGTCGGGGTTGTCAGTGAAGATCGTGGCGCCGGCGCGGCGCTGGAGCAAAACAGCCGTGCCATGCGGCAGGTTGAAAAAGCCCTGATCCGTGCCGGACTCAACAAGGGGGAGTACAGTACCGGGCTGTTCCGGTTGCAGCCGCGCTGGTCATCCCGACCGCGCAGCGCGCCCCGCGACTGGCGCCCCGAAATTGTCGGTTACACTGTCCACAACAGTCTCAATATCAAAACTGCCAGGTTGTCACTGATCGGTGCCCTGATCGAAGCGGCCCGCCAGGCCGGTGCCGATGAGATCGGCCAGTTGAGCTTCGGTCTGTCCGATCCTCGCAAGTATCGGCAGCAGGCGATCGCCGAGGCGGTGGCCCATGGTCGGGAGGATGCCGGGAACGCCGCGGCGGCGGCGGGGATGCGACTTGGCGCGATCAGGCAACTGGCGATCGGCTCGCAGGACGGGCCACCGGTCCGTCCTTTGCCCGGTGCCGCCATGGTCAGAAGCATGTCAGCCGAGGCGGCACCTCCGATTATCGCCCCGGATGATCTGCAGGTACGGGCTGCGGTCACGCTGACGTTCGCACTGCTTCCCGGGGCGGGAGCGGTTCGTTCAGGTCAATAA
- a CDS encoding GntR family transcriptional regulator — MQIMTESSLNKILPKQHYLQLRLLDRVLENPGDRFPLGEEAARTYGVNINTARKAFALLAAEGIIERRRKAGSRVLRQPGEEQAATYRRAKDQMFSLLRDLELSGFSALEMIAMAVSALEEIGHRIPRVVYTELDFYELLLGRRELELALGLPVQPRHLDEVERLLQCGALQADLVITTFFCENRLRESCEQQGVPLVPLRITPPLEQLLNFPLLPRDTQITMVVISPQIRHRVDEFYPHIGRDFPGFSVLTLEEARQQPRRLQQSRILLTQKLILEENRDLFRTIPRIISYNRFQDDEGLDYIREILNRTNISEED; from the coding sequence ATGCAGATTATGACGGAATCATCCCTCAACAAAATCCTGCCGAAACAGCACTACCTGCAGCTGCGCCTGCTCGACCGGGTGCTGGAAAACCCGGGCGACCGGTTTCCGCTCGGCGAGGAGGCCGCCCGCACCTACGGCGTCAACATCAACACCGCCCGCAAAGCCTTCGCCCTGCTGGCCGCCGAAGGGATCATCGAACGCCGGCGCAAGGCCGGCAGCAGGGTTCTGCGTCAACCCGGAGAGGAACAGGCCGCGACCTATCGGCGTGCCAAAGACCAGATGTTCTCCCTGCTGCGTGATCTGGAACTGAGCGGATTCAGCGCTCTGGAAATGATCGCCATGGCGGTCAGCGCTCTGGAGGAGATCGGCCACCGGATTCCGCGCGTGGTCTATACGGAACTCGATTTTTACGAATTGCTGCTCGGTCGCCGGGAACTGGAACTGGCTCTCGGACTTCCGGTCCAACCCAGGCACCTGGACGAAGTGGAGCGCCTGCTGCAATGCGGCGCACTGCAGGCCGACCTGGTGATCACCACCTTTTTCTGCGAAAATCGCCTGCGCGAAAGCTGCGAACAGCAGGGCGTTCCGCTGGTGCCGTTGCGGATCACCCCGCCGCTGGAACAACTGCTCAACTTCCCGCTGCTGCCGCGGGACACGCAGATCACCATGGTGGTCATCTCCCCGCAGATCCGCCATCGTGTTGATGAATTCTACCCTCACATCGGCAGGGACTTTCCCGGTTTCAGCGTTCTGACCCTGGAAGAAGCCAGGCAGCAGCCCCGGCGCCTGCAACAAAGCCGCATCCTGCTGACCCAGAAACTGATCCTGGAAGAAAACAGAGACCTGTTCCGCACCATCCCGCGGATCATCAGCTACAACCGTTTTCAGGACGACGAAGGGCTCGACTACATACGCGAGATCCTGAACCGGACGAACATATCGGAGGAAGACTGA
- a CDS encoding hydantoinase/oxoprolinase family protein, with protein sequence MLTIGVDTGGTFTDFIWRKGDQWGEYKLLSTPRNPAEAVLAGLRHIAGEKAVDLVHGSTVATNAILEKKGALTALVSNRGFEDVIEIGRQNRPRLYDLACRRNPPLVPGGLRFGLSGRIDNTGREMEPLSDEDLAALGEKLRDAQVESIAVCLLFSFANPRHELQVQKALEPLGIPVSLSHQTLSEFREYERASTTVINAYVSPKMRRYLTFLSEQIGSSRFRIMQSNGGSISAATAMQESVRTILSGPAGGAVGALEIGRQSGFERLITFDMGGTSTDVCLIDGQLPLTTEAQIADYPVKVPMIDIHTVGAGGGSLATIDTGGSLQVGPESAGADPGPICYGRGAGITVTDANLYLGRMVADHFLGGGMQLQSGRLQEPFRQLAEQLGIGTHELAEGVLDIANTTMERAIKVISVERGFDPREFTLFSFGGAGGMHAAFLARLLQIPRVLIPRNPGILSACGMLMADVIKDYSQTIMRPADGLNPNEAEQLFQPLERRGEEELAAEGVAAGRTVHQRYLDMRYRGQSFELMVPFSADFVAAFHRQHERTYGYANPDKQVEVVNVRLRSLGRPRQQSLPEIETGGSEPSAAAILSRHKVVFDGVEAATGIIDREKLRAGNRIPGPCIIIEYSSTIVVPPFAVATVDKFGNLLLEIEA encoded by the coding sequence ATGCTCACCATAGGCGTCGATACCGGCGGAACCTTTACCGATTTCATCTGGCGCAAAGGCGATCAGTGGGGGGAATACAAACTCCTTTCAACGCCGCGCAACCCGGCCGAGGCGGTATTGGCGGGTCTGCGGCACATCGCCGGAGAAAAGGCCGTTGACCTGGTGCATGGTTCAACCGTGGCGACCAACGCCATCCTGGAGAAAAAGGGAGCGCTCACCGCCCTGGTCAGCAACCGGGGATTCGAGGATGTCATCGAGATCGGTCGTCAGAACCGGCCCCGGCTTTACGATCTGGCCTGCCGCCGCAATCCGCCGCTGGTGCCGGGCGGACTGCGTTTCGGTCTTTCCGGGCGCATCGACAACACCGGTCGGGAGATGGAACCGCTGTCGGACGAAGACCTCGCCGCTCTGGGCGAAAAGCTGCGTGACGCCCAGGTTGAATCGATTGCCGTCTGCCTGCTCTTCTCCTTCGCCAACCCCCGCCATGAACTGCAGGTGCAGAAGGCCCTGGAGCCGCTCGGCATTCCGGTCTCCCTTTCTCATCAGACCCTGTCCGAATTCCGCGAGTACGAACGGGCCTCGACCACCGTCATCAACGCCTACGTTTCACCGAAAATGCGCCGTTACCTGACCTTTCTGAGTGAACAGATCGGCAGCAGCCGTTTTCGCATCATGCAGAGCAACGGCGGCAGCATCTCGGCCGCGACTGCCATGCAGGAATCGGTGCGCACCATCCTCTCCGGACCCGCGGGGGGAGCCGTCGGGGCGTTGGAGATCGGCCGCCAGTCCGGCTTCGAAAGACTGATCACCTTCGACATGGGCGGCACCTCCACCGATGTCTGCCTGATCGACGGCCAACTGCCGCTGACCACCGAGGCGCAGATCGCCGACTACCCGGTCAAGGTGCCGATGATCGACATCCATACCGTCGGTGCCGGCGGTGGTTCCCTGGCGACAATCGACACCGGCGGCTCGCTGCAGGTCGGCCCGGAGAGCGCCGGGGCCGACCCCGGTCCCATCTGTTACGGCAGGGGGGCGGGCATCACTGTCACCGATGCCAACCTCTACCTCGGACGCATGGTCGCCGATCACTTTCTCGGCGGCGGTATGCAACTGCAGAGCGGGCGCCTTCAGGAACCGTTCCGGCAACTGGCGGAACAGCTCGGAATCGGCACCCACGAACTGGCCGAAGGTGTCCTGGATATCGCCAACACCACCATGGAACGCGCAATCAAGGTGATCTCCGTGGAACGGGGCTTTGATCCGCGCGAATTCACCCTCTTCTCCTTCGGCGGCGCCGGCGGCATGCACGCCGCCTTTCTCGCCCGCCTGCTGCAGATCCCGCGGGTTCTTATCCCGCGCAATCCCGGCATTCTCTCGGCCTGCGGCATGCTGATGGCGGACGTCATCAAGGATTACTCGCAGACGATTATGCGTCCCGCCGACGGACTCAACCCGAACGAAGCCGAACAGCTGTTCCAGCCGCTCGAACGGCGCGGCGAGGAGGAACTCGCCGCGGAAGGGGTTGCTGCCGGACGGACCGTCCATCAGCGCTACCTCGACATGCGCTACCGGGGGCAGTCTTTCGAGCTGATGGTGCCCTTCAGCGCAGACTTCGTCGCCGCCTTCCACCGCCAGCATGAGAGAACTTACGGCTACGCCAATCCCGACAAGCAGGTCGAAGTGGTCAATGTCCGCCTGCGCTCCCTCGGTCGACCACGACAGCAGAGTCTGCCGGAGATCGAAACGGGCGGATCAGAACCGTCAGCGGCAGCCATCCTCAGCCGTCACAAGGTGGTCTTCGACGGGGTCGAGGCAGCAACCGGCATCATTGACCGCGAAAAGCTGCGGGCCGGCAACCGCATCCCCGGTCCCTGCATCATCATTGAATATTCCTCGACCATCGTCGTGCCCCCCTTCGCGGTGGCGACAGTGGATAAATTCGGCAACCTGCTGCTGGAGATTGAAGCTTAG
- a CDS encoding hydantoinase B/oxoprolinase family protein produces MHINPILLQVFKNRFAAIAEEMGVTLGRTAFSPNIKERRDYSCALFDRKGDMIAQAAHIPVHLGSMPLSVKAAIAAVEMTPGDMVMLNNPFCGGTHLPDITLVAPVFIAGETAFYIANRAHHADVGGMTSGSMPLSTSLFQEGMIISPTKLVEAGEIDRKLLDLLLTNIRTPVEREGDFAAQIMANRIGQKRLEELVAKYDLATVERYAENLNDYSERFMRAAIAAIPDGSYTFSDRLDSDGISETPITIDCLLNISGDDARIDFSASDPQVAGSVNAVHAITLSAVLYVFRCLIQADVPTNAGCGRPLAVITRPGTVVDARFPAAVAGGNVETSQRIVDVVLGALAQALPETIPAASQGTMNNTTIGGLDPRSGMPFAYYETLAGGHGAGPAASGESAMHAHMTNTLNTPVEALEYAYPFRVTEYSIRRGSGGRGRFNGGNGLVREIELLADAEVTMLSERRIHPPYGLQGGKDGQTGRNLVIHADGFRGLPGKFSTRLKAGDRLRVETPGGGGWGEMA; encoded by the coding sequence ATGCACATCAACCCCATATTGCTGCAGGTCTTCAAGAACCGCTTCGCCGCCATCGCCGAGGAAATGGGAGTGACCCTCGGCCGCACCGCGTTCTCCCCCAACATCAAGGAGCGGCGCGACTATTCCTGCGCCCTGTTCGACCGCAAAGGGGACATGATCGCCCAGGCCGCCCATATTCCAGTTCACCTCGGCTCGATGCCGCTCTCGGTCAAGGCGGCGATCGCGGCCGTCGAGATGACCCCGGGCGACATGGTGATGCTCAACAATCCGTTCTGCGGCGGCACTCATCTGCCCGACATCACTCTGGTGGCGCCGGTCTTCATTGCCGGCGAAACAGCCTTCTACATCGCCAACCGCGCCCATCACGCCGATGTCGGCGGCATGACCTCCGGCTCGATGCCGCTCTCCACCTCCCTGTTCCAGGAAGGGATGATCATTTCGCCGACCAAACTGGTGGAGGCCGGCGAGATCGACCGCAAGCTGCTCGATCTGCTGCTCACCAACATCCGCACCCCGGTGGAACGGGAAGGAGATTTCGCCGCCCAGATCATGGCCAACCGTATCGGCCAAAAACGGCTTGAGGAACTGGTCGCCAAGTACGATCTGGCCACGGTGGAACGTTACGCCGAAAATCTCAACGATTATTCCGAGCGGTTCATGCGGGCCGCCATTGCCGCCATCCCCGACGGCAGTTACACTTTCAGCGACCGGCTTGACAGTGACGGCATCAGCGAAACGCCGATCACTATCGACTGCCTCCTGAATATTTCCGGGGATGACGCCCGTATCGACTTTTCAGCAAGCGATCCCCAGGTCGCCGGCAGCGTCAACGCCGTCCATGCCATCACCCTGTCGGCGGTGCTTTACGTCTTCCGCTGCCTGATCCAGGCTGACGTGCCGACCAACGCCGGCTGCGGTCGCCCGCTGGCGGTCATCACCCGACCGGGAACGGTGGTCGACGCCCGCTTTCCGGCGGCGGTGGCCGGAGGCAACGTCGAAACATCGCAACGGATCGTCGACGTGGTTCTCGGCGCCCTCGCCCAGGCGCTGCCGGAAACGATTCCGGCCGCCAGCCAGGGGACCATGAACAACACCACCATCGGCGGCCTTGATCCCCGCAGCGGCATGCCCTTCGCCTACTACGAAACCCTCGCCGGAGGCCATGGCGCCGGTCCTGCGGCCAGTGGCGAATCGGCCATGCACGCCCACATGACCAATACCCTCAACACCCCGGTCGAGGCGCTCGAATACGCCTATCCGTTTCGTGTCACCGAATATTCGATCCGCCGCGGCAGCGGCGGCCGCGGACGCTTCAACGGCGGCAACGGCCTGGTGCGGGAAATTGAACTGCTCGCCGACGCCGAGGTGACCATGCTCAGTGAACGCCGCATCCATCCTCCTTACGGTCTGCAGGGAGGAAAAGACGGGCAGACCGGTCGCAACCTGGTGATTCATGCCGACGGATTCCGCGGACTGCCGGGCAAATTCAGCACCCGGCTCAAGGCCGGCGATCGGCTGCGGGTGGAAACACCCGGCGGGGGAGGATGGGGGGAAATGGCGTAA
- a CDS encoding TRAP transporter substrate-binding protein: MKRFMLVLLCLLPASPAFAGGPVKLDLNATYGATSFHTQGAMAFAELAKKYSGGSVDITVHPGGSLGFKGAELLKVVKDGQVPMSDILMGVVAGSEKVFGISSLPRLVGNFKQARQLYDASKPLYEKAAAKWNQKFLYAAPWPPSGLVTKGAVNSVADLKNLKTRTYDKNGANFLRSLGGSPVSLPWGEVYSSLRTGMIDSVLTSAESAKNGKFWEVLDHFKDINYAFPLNMVTINLDYWKALSKDQQQAMLKAAAETENNQWANSESRTVEALKVIQQHKIAVSKADAALNKALDAAAAKIIADFRKGLKPSAQAVLDRFAR; encoded by the coding sequence ATGAAAAGGTTCATGCTCGTCCTGTTGTGCCTGTTGCCGGCCTCCCCGGCCTTCGCCGGCGGCCCGGTCAAGCTCGACCTCAACGCCACCTACGGCGCCACCAGCTTCCATACCCAGGGAGCGATGGCCTTTGCCGAACTGGCAAAGAAGTATTCGGGCGGCAGCGTTGACATCACCGTGCATCCGGGGGGCAGTCTCGGCTTCAAGGGCGCCGAACTGCTCAAGGTGGTCAAGGATGGCCAGGTGCCGATGTCCGACATCCTGATGGGGGTGGTCGCCGGCAGCGAGAAGGTCTTCGGCATCAGTTCCCTGCCGCGTCTGGTCGGCAACTTCAAGCAGGCGCGCCAGCTTTACGACGCCAGCAAACCGCTCTACGAGAAGGCCGCTGCCAAATGGAACCAGAAATTTCTCTACGCCGCCCCCTGGCCGCCGAGCGGGCTGGTCACCAAGGGCGCCGTCAACAGCGTGGCCGACCTGAAAAACCTCAAGACCCGCACCTACGACAAGAACGGCGCCAACTTCCTCCGTTCCCTCGGCGGCTCGCCGGTCTCCCTCCCCTGGGGGGAAGTCTATTCGTCACTGCGCACCGGCATGATCGACTCGGTACTGACCTCGGCCGAGTCGGCCAAGAACGGCAAGTTCTGGGAAGTCCTCGACCACTTCAAGGACATCAACTACGCCTTCCCGCTCAACATGGTCACCATCAACCTCGACTACTGGAAGGCCCTGAGCAAAGACCAGCAGCAGGCGATGCTGAAAGCCGCCGCGGAGACCGAAAACAACCAGTGGGCCAATTCGGAATCGCGTACGGTTGAGGCTCTCAAGGTCATTCAGCAGCACAAGATCGCTGTCAGCAAGGCCGATGCGGCCCTCAACAAGGCCCTGGATGCCGCGGCGGCGAAGATCATCGCCGACTTCCGCAAGGGACTGAAACCCTCGGCCCAGGCGGTTCTCGACCGCTTCGCCAGGTGA
- a CDS encoding TRAP transporter small permease subunit encodes MIDRLLRWIDRCSRIGACLSALCMLLIVGLVATEVALRTLAGRSTLVADEYSGYLMVATVLFGLAYTLASDGHIRITILTGRLPEKPQRWFESLAALLALLLCLYLFRHACVMVYDTWSLGMTADSIAETPLWIPQLSLLAGLALLCLQLLAEMLRRLPFLPTR; translated from the coding sequence GTGATTGACAGGCTTCTGCGGTGGATAGACAGGTGCAGCAGAATCGGCGCCTGTCTATCCGCCCTCTGCATGCTGCTGATCGTCGGCCTGGTCGCAACCGAGGTGGCCCTGCGCACCCTGGCCGGTCGTTCAACCCTGGTCGCCGATGAATACAGCGGCTACCTGATGGTGGCCACGGTGCTGTTCGGCCTTGCCTACACCCTGGCGTCGGACGGCCACATCCGCATCACCATCCTCACCGGACGACTGCCGGAAAAACCGCAACGCTGGTTCGAATCCCTGGCCGCCCTGCTCGCCCTGCTGCTCTGCCTCTACCTTTTCCGCCACGCCTGCGTCATGGTCTACGATACCTGGAGCCTCGGCATGACCGCCGACTCGATCGCCGAAACGCCGCTCTGGATCCCGCAGCTGTCACTGCTGGCGGGACTGGCCCTGCTCTGCCTGCAACTGCTGGCCGAAATGCTGAGGAGGCTGCCATTTTTACCGACCCGCTGA
- a CDS encoding TRAP transporter large permease, giving the protein MFTDPLILTLVLFGVLLLCLLAGLWIGFSLFTVGIAGMLLHQVNLPPTISIFDKIGGLMANSVWNSLNSWSLTALPLFILMGEILFRTAVSTRLLNGLLPWLGWIPGRLLHINVVACSLFAAVSGSSAATTATVGKITLDELSKRGYDRSLAIGSLAGAGTLGFLIPPSLIMIIYGVLSDTSIGKLFIGGVIPGLVLAGFYSLYIAGRALLNPQVVPGHKERFTGRDRLASLGDLAPVLLLVFVVLGGIYFGFTTPTEAAVIGVLGSLLLALAYRNLTWDNFRQSLLQAVRTTGMICLIIAGAAFLSQVVGFVGIARGISQAIAAMQLSPYTLLLVLGLMYLVLGMILDGISIVVMTLPIVLPIVVQAGFSPLWFGIFLVIMVELSQITPPVGFSLFVIQGIAAEPVAAILKATLPFFLIMIGMVILLALFPEMVLYLPEKMIH; this is encoded by the coding sequence ATTTTTACCGACCCGCTGATACTGACCCTGGTCCTGTTCGGGGTGCTGCTGCTCTGCCTGCTGGCCGGGTTGTGGATCGGCTTTTCCCTGTTCACGGTGGGCATTGCCGGGATGCTGCTCCACCAGGTCAACCTGCCGCCGACCATCTCCATCTTCGACAAGATCGGCGGACTGATGGCCAACTCGGTCTGGAACAGCCTCAATTCCTGGTCGCTGACCGCCCTGCCGCTGTTCATCCTGATGGGGGAGATCCTGTTCCGCACCGCCGTCTCCACCCGGCTGCTGAACGGTCTGCTGCCCTGGCTCGGCTGGATCCCCGGCCGACTGCTGCACATCAACGTCGTCGCCTGCTCGTTGTTCGCAGCGGTCTCCGGATCGAGCGCCGCCACCACCGCCACAGTCGGCAAGATCACCCTCGACGAACTTTCGAAGCGCGGCTACGACCGCTCCCTGGCAATCGGTTCGCTGGCCGGTGCCGGAACTCTCGGGTTCCTCATCCCGCCGAGCCTGATCATGATTATTTACGGGGTGCTGTCGGATACGTCGATCGGCAAGCTGTTTATCGGCGGGGTGATTCCGGGGCTGGTGCTGGCGGGATTCTACTCACTCTACATCGCCGGCCGGGCCCTGCTCAACCCGCAGGTGGTGCCGGGGCACAAGGAACGTTTTACCGGCCGCGACCGGCTGGCCTCCCTCGGCGACCTGGCACCGGTCCTGCTGCTGGTCTTTGTTGTCCTGGGCGGCATCTATTTCGGCTTCACCACCCCGACCGAAGCGGCGGTTATCGGCGTTCTCGGCTCGCTGCTGCTGGCGCTGGCCTACCGCAACCTCACCTGGGACAATTTTCGCCAGTCGCTGCTGCAGGCGGTGCGCACCACCGGCATGATCTGCCTGATCATCGCCGGGGCGGCCTTCCTGTCGCAGGTCGTCGGCTTCGTCGGCATCGCCCGCGGCATCAGCCAGGCGATCGCCGCCATGCAGCTCTCACCCTACACCCTGCTGCTGGTGCTGGGATTGATGTACCTGGTGCTGGGAATGATCCTGGACGGCATCTCGATCGTCGTCATGACCCTGCCGATCGTCCTGCCGATCGTGGTTCAGGCCGGGTTTTCGCCGCTCTGGTTCGGGATTTTCCTGGTTATCATGGTGGAATTGTCGCAGATCACGCCGCCGGTCGGCTTCAGCCTGTTCGTCATCCAGGGCATCGCTGCGGAACCGGTCGCCGCCATCCTCAAGGCCACCCTGCCCTTCTTCCTGATCATGATCGGCATGGTGATACTGCTGGCACTCTTCCCCGAGATGGTGCTCTACCTGCCGGAGAAGATGATTCATTGA